A portion of the Anser cygnoides isolate HZ-2024a breed goose chromosome 25, Taihu_goose_T2T_genome, whole genome shotgun sequence genome contains these proteins:
- the SOX13 gene encoding transcription factor SOX-13 isoform X2 → MSMRSPVSPHLELDGAGSMVNCSIKTEEKKEGGYESPPGAAPSAEPRPSDPPGPPPREGTDPQALPQESHSPASDVLEPRRSAFEPAVSSQEKLDFNKNLKEVMPTIEKLLSSDWKERLLGRNAAETKEVKGTQESLAEKELQLLVMINQLSTLRDQLLTAHSEQKNMAAMLFEKQQQQMELARQQQEQIAKQQQQLIQQQHKINLLQQQIQQVNMPYVMIPAFTPSHQPLPVTQDPQIALPIQPIPCKPVDYPVQLLHSPPPPTLKRPSGSSHLQMQETSQPLNLTAKPKGSELPSASSSPSLKMSSCQSLTPSHGAARDLQTSPSNLPLGFLGEGDAITKAIQDARQLLHGHGGAMEGALSHPYRKDHVGIDTSPVKERLEEAPAHRLDEALLTCEMDGSRHFPESRNNNHIKRPMNAFMVWAKDERRKILQAFPDMHNSSISKILGSRWKSMTNQEKQPYYEEQARLSRQHLEKYPDYKYKPRPKRTCIVEGKRLRVGEYKALMRNRRQDARQGYLIGPQGSQMPPASSDVLYPRPVGMQLTPPLMEHYLPRSMDPNMPVIVNTRSLKEGDGGDDGHSVADGEMYRYSEDEDSEGEDKSDGELVVLTD, encoded by the exons ATGTCCATGAGGAGCCCCGTTTCTCCCCACCTGGAGCTCGATGGGGCGGGCAGCATGGTGAACTGCTCCATCAAGAcggaggagaagaaggagggcGGCTACGAGTCcccgccgggggctgcccccagcgcCGAGCCCCGTCCCAGTGACCCCCCGGGACCACCGCCGAGGGAGGGCACGGACCCCCAGGCCCTGCCGCAG GAGTCCCACTCGCCTGCCAGTGATGTGCTGGAGCCCCGGCGCTCGGCCTTCGAGCCGGCTGTCAGCAGCCAGGAGAAGCTGGACTTCAACAAGAACTTAAAAGAGG TGATGCCAACCATCGAGAAACTGCTGTCCAGTGACTGGAAGGAGCGGCTGCTGGGCCGAAACGCTGCCGAGACCAAAGAAGTGAAGG GAACCCAGGAGAGCCTGGCGGAGAAGGAGCTCCAGCTCCTCGTCATGATCAACCAGCTGTCCACGCTGCGGGACCAGCTCCTGACGGCGCACTCGGAGCAGAAGAACATGGCCGCGATGCTCTtcgagaagcagcagcagcagatggagctggcacggcagcagcaggagcag ATCgcgaagcagcagcagcagctcatccagcagcagcacaaaatcAACCTGCTGCAGCAACAGATCCAG cagGTCAACATGCCGTACGTCATGATCCCCGCCTTCACCCCCAGCCACCAGCCTCTCCCCGTGACGCAGGACCCCCAGATAGCGCTGCCCATCCAGCCCATCCCCTGCAAACCAG TGGATTACCCcgtgcagctgctgcacagcccccCTCCTCCCACGCTGAAGAGACCCAGCGGCTCGAGCCACCTCCAGATGCAG gagacCTCGCAGCCGCTGAACCTGACGGCCAAACCCAAAGGCTCCGAGCTTCCCAGTGCCTCCAGCTCGCCCAGTTTGAAGATGAGCAGCTGCCAATCCCTCACGCCGAGCCACGGGGCCGCGAGGGACCTGCAGACCAGCCCGTCCAACCTGCCTCTGG GCTTCCTGGGCGAAGGCGATGCCATCACCAAAGCCATCCAGGATGCGCGGCAGCTGCTGCACGGCCACGGCGGGGCCATGGAGGGCGCGCTGAGCCACCCCTACCGCAAG GATCATGTCGGCATTGACACTTCCCCGGTGAAGGAGCGGCTGGAGGAGGCCCCCGCGCACCGCCTGGACGAGGCGCTGCTGACCTGCGAGATGGACG GCTCGCGGCACTTCCCCGAGTCCAGGAACAACAACCACATCAAGCGGCCCATGAACGCCTTCATGGTGTGGGCGAAGGACGAGAGGAGGAAGATCTTGCAAGCCTTCCCGGACATGCACAACTCCAGCATCAGCAAGATCCTGG GCTCCCGCTGGAAATCCATGACGAACCAGGAGAAGCAGCCCTACTACGAGGAGCAAGCCCGGCTGAGCCGGCAGCACCTGGAGAAGTACCCCGACTACAAGTACAAGCCCCGGCCCAAGCGCACGTGCATCGTGGAGGGGAAGCGGCTGCGCGTGGGCGAGTACAAGGCGCTGATGCGGAACCGGCGGCAGGACGCACGGCAGGGCTACTTGATAGG GCCCCAGGGCAGCCAGATGCCCCCCGCCTCCTCGGACGTGCTGTACCCGCGGCCGGTGGGCATGCAGCTAACGCCCCCCCTGATGGAGCACTACCTGCCCCGCAGCATGGACCCCAACATGCCCGTCATCGTCAACACGCGCAGCCTCAAGGAAGGCGACGGCGGGGACGACGGGCACTCGGTGGCCGACGGCGAGATGTACCGCTACAGCGAGGACGAGGACTCGGAGGGCGAGGACAAGAGCGATGGCGAGCTGGTGGTGCTGACGGACtga
- the SOX13 gene encoding transcription factor SOX-13 isoform X1, whose translation MSMRSPVSPHLELDGAGSMVNCSIKTEEKKEGGYESPPGAAPSAEPRPSDPPGPPPREGTDPQALPQESHSPASDVLEPRRSAFEPAVSSQEKLDFNKNLKEVMPTIEKLLSSDWKERLLGRNAAETKEVKGTQESLAEKELQLLVMINQLSTLRDQLLTAHSEQKNMAAMLFEKQQQQMELARQQQEQIAKQQQQLIQQQHKINLLQQQIQVNMPYVMIPAFTPSHQPLPVTQDPQIALPIQPIPCKPVDYPVQLLHSPPPPTLKRPSGSSHLQMQETSQPLNLTAKPKGSELPSASSSPSLKMSSCQSLTPSHGAARDLQTSPSNLPLGFLGEGDAITKAIQDARQLLHGHGGAMEGALSHPYRKDHVGIDTSPVKERLEEAPAHRLDEALLTCEMDGSRHFPESRNNNHIKRPMNAFMVWAKDERRKILQAFPDMHNSSISKILGSRWKSMTNQEKQPYYEEQARLSRQHLEKYPDYKYKPRPKRTCIVEGKRLRVGEYKALMRNRRQDARQGYLIGPQGSQMPPASSDVLYPRPVGMQLTPPLMEHYLPRSMDPNMPVIVNTRSLKEGDGGDDGHSVADGEMYRYSEDEDSEGEDKSDGELVVLTD comes from the exons ATGTCCATGAGGAGCCCCGTTTCTCCCCACCTGGAGCTCGATGGGGCGGGCAGCATGGTGAACTGCTCCATCAAGAcggaggagaagaaggagggcGGCTACGAGTCcccgccgggggctgcccccagcgcCGAGCCCCGTCCCAGTGACCCCCCGGGACCACCGCCGAGGGAGGGCACGGACCCCCAGGCCCTGCCGCAG GAGTCCCACTCGCCTGCCAGTGATGTGCTGGAGCCCCGGCGCTCGGCCTTCGAGCCGGCTGTCAGCAGCCAGGAGAAGCTGGACTTCAACAAGAACTTAAAAGAGG TGATGCCAACCATCGAGAAACTGCTGTCCAGTGACTGGAAGGAGCGGCTGCTGGGCCGAAACGCTGCCGAGACCAAAGAAGTGAAGG GAACCCAGGAGAGCCTGGCGGAGAAGGAGCTCCAGCTCCTCGTCATGATCAACCAGCTGTCCACGCTGCGGGACCAGCTCCTGACGGCGCACTCGGAGCAGAAGAACATGGCCGCGATGCTCTtcgagaagcagcagcagcagatggagctggcacggcagcagcaggagcag ATCgcgaagcagcagcagcagctcatccagcagcagcacaaaatcAACCTGCTGCAGCAACAGATCCAG GTCAACATGCCGTACGTCATGATCCCCGCCTTCACCCCCAGCCACCAGCCTCTCCCCGTGACGCAGGACCCCCAGATAGCGCTGCCCATCCAGCCCATCCCCTGCAAACCAG TGGATTACCCcgtgcagctgctgcacagcccccCTCCTCCCACGCTGAAGAGACCCAGCGGCTCGAGCCACCTCCAGATGCAG gagacCTCGCAGCCGCTGAACCTGACGGCCAAACCCAAAGGCTCCGAGCTTCCCAGTGCCTCCAGCTCGCCCAGTTTGAAGATGAGCAGCTGCCAATCCCTCACGCCGAGCCACGGGGCCGCGAGGGACCTGCAGACCAGCCCGTCCAACCTGCCTCTGG GCTTCCTGGGCGAAGGCGATGCCATCACCAAAGCCATCCAGGATGCGCGGCAGCTGCTGCACGGCCACGGCGGGGCCATGGAGGGCGCGCTGAGCCACCCCTACCGCAAG GATCATGTCGGCATTGACACTTCCCCGGTGAAGGAGCGGCTGGAGGAGGCCCCCGCGCACCGCCTGGACGAGGCGCTGCTGACCTGCGAGATGGACG GCTCGCGGCACTTCCCCGAGTCCAGGAACAACAACCACATCAAGCGGCCCATGAACGCCTTCATGGTGTGGGCGAAGGACGAGAGGAGGAAGATCTTGCAAGCCTTCCCGGACATGCACAACTCCAGCATCAGCAAGATCCTGG GCTCCCGCTGGAAATCCATGACGAACCAGGAGAAGCAGCCCTACTACGAGGAGCAAGCCCGGCTGAGCCGGCAGCACCTGGAGAAGTACCCCGACTACAAGTACAAGCCCCGGCCCAAGCGCACGTGCATCGTGGAGGGGAAGCGGCTGCGCGTGGGCGAGTACAAGGCGCTGATGCGGAACCGGCGGCAGGACGCACGGCAGGGCTACTTGATAGG GCCCCAGGGCAGCCAGATGCCCCCCGCCTCCTCGGACGTGCTGTACCCGCGGCCGGTGGGCATGCAGCTAACGCCCCCCCTGATGGAGCACTACCTGCCCCGCAGCATGGACCCCAACATGCCCGTCATCGTCAACACGCGCAGCCTCAAGGAAGGCGACGGCGGGGACGACGGGCACTCGGTGGCCGACGGCGAGATGTACCGCTACAGCGAGGACGAGGACTCGGAGGGCGAGGACAAGAGCGATGGCGAGCTGGTGGTGCTGACGGACtga